In the genome of Delphinus delphis chromosome 15, mDelDel1.2, whole genome shotgun sequence, one region contains:
- the TRIB3 gene encoding tribbles homolog 3: MQATSLAVPEGAPSRKKRLELDDDLDTACPTQKHARCGPQPGLPSCQLPLSPPPAPVHTPAVTTASRLGPYVLLEPEEGSRTYRTLHCPTGTEYICKVYPACEALAVLEPYLRLPHHCHVARPVEVLTGTRHLYAFFPRPHGDMHSLVRRRRRLLEPEAAALFRQMATILAHCHQHGLVLRDLKLQRFIFADPERTKLVLENLEDACVLTGPDDSLWDKHACPAYVGPEILSAQPSYSGKAADAWSLGVALFTMLAGHYPFQDSEPALLFGKIRRGAFALPEGLSAPARCLVRCLLRREPAERLTASGILLHPWLRENVIPTPPSRSSLCKADQVVPEGLGLEEAEEEGERDVCLYG; this comes from the exons ATGCAAGCCACctctctggctgttcctgaggGTGCCCCCTCCAGGAAGAAGCGGTTGGAGTTGGATGATGACCTAGACACTGCGTGTCCCACCCAGAAACATGCTCGATGTGGGCCCCAGCCCGGGCTGCCCTCCTGCCAACTGCCCCTGAGCCCACCCCCTGCTCCAGTTCACACCCCTGCTGTGACCACTGCCTCCAGGCTTGGACCCTATGTTCTCCTGGAGCCTGAGGAGGGCAGCCGGACCTACCGCACCCTGCACTGCCCCACAGGCACGGAGTACATCTGCAAG GTGTACCCGGCCTGCGAGGCCCTGGCGGTGCTGGAGCCATACTTGCGGCTGCCCCACCACTGCCATGTGGCCCGGCCGGTGGAGGTCCTGACAGGCACGCGGCACCTCTACGCCTTCTTCCCACGGCCGCATGGGGACATGCACAGCCTGGTGCGTCGCCGGCGGCGCCTCCTGGAGCCCGAGGCCGCAGCGCTCTTCCGCCAGATGGCCACCATCCTGGCACACTGCCACCAGCACGGGCTGGTCCTGCGCGACCTCAAGCTGCAGCGCTTCATCTTTGCTGACCCGGAGAG GACAAAGCTGGTGCTGGAGAACCTGGAGGATGCCTGTGTGCTGACCGGGCCTGACGACTCCTTGTGGGACAAGCACGCGTGCCCAGCCTATGTGGGCCCCGAGATCCTCAGTGCCCAGCCATCCTACTCCGGCAAGGCGGCAGACGCCTGGAGCCTGGGCGTGGCCCTCTTCACCATGCTGGCTGGCCACTACCCCTTCCAGGACTCAGAGCCTGCTCTGCTCTTCGGCAAGATCCGCCGTGGGGCCTTCGCCCTGCCCGAGGGCCTCTCGGCCCCGGCCCGCTGCCTGGTCCGCTGCCTCCTCCGAAGGGAGCCAGCTGAGCGGCTCACGGCCTCAGGCATCCTGCTGCACCCTTGGCTGCGGGAGAATGTGATCCCTACACCCCCCTCGCGATCCAGCCTCTGCAAGGCTGACCAGGTGGTCCCagaagggctggggctggaggaggcggaggaggagggagagagagatgtgtgTCTCTACGGCTAA